The following proteins are encoded in a genomic region of Desulfosporosinus youngiae DSM 17734:
- the pylSc gene encoding pyrrolysine--tRNA(Pyl) ligase large subunit, translating into MSISWSTVQLQRLKELNASSEQLDMNFTETSSRDRAFQDVEHSLVKHGKSQLKKLRDEKRRPALLELEDGLAEALRRQGFVQVVTPTIISKTSLAKMTISDDHPLFSQVFWLDAKRCLRPMLAPNLYTLWRDLARLWDKPIRIFEIGTCYRKESQGAQHLNEFTMLNLTELGTPLEERHQRLEEMARWVMEAAGIEGYGLLTESSVVYGDTVDVMKGELELGSGAMGPHFLDEKWGIFDPWVGIGFGLERLLMIREGTQNVQSMARSLTYLDGVRLNIK; encoded by the coding sequence TTGAGTATTTCATGGTCGACGGTTCAATTGCAACGCTTAAAAGAACTTAACGCATCTTCTGAACAACTGGATATGAACTTTACTGAAACATCAAGCCGCGACCGCGCATTCCAAGATGTCGAACATAGCTTAGTTAAGCATGGGAAATCACAGCTTAAAAAATTACGTGATGAGAAGCGCCGGCCGGCCTTACTTGAGCTTGAAGACGGATTGGCGGAGGCATTACGCCGGCAAGGATTCGTTCAGGTGGTTACACCGACAATTATTTCCAAGACTTCATTAGCGAAAATGACGATTTCAGACGATCACCCGCTATTCTCACAAGTCTTTTGGTTAGATGCCAAACGCTGCCTGCGGCCGATGCTGGCACCGAATCTTTATACTCTGTGGAGAGATCTCGCACGCCTTTGGGATAAACCGATTCGTATATTTGAAATCGGAACCTGCTATCGGAAAGAGTCACAGGGTGCGCAGCATCTGAATGAATTTACGATGCTTAACCTGACAGAACTAGGTACTCCCCTTGAAGAGCGGCATCAACGGCTGGAAGAAATGGCCCGCTGGGTTATGGAGGCAGCAGGAATTGAAGGGTATGGGCTTCTTACCGAATCCTCTGTGGTCTATGGAGATACTGTAGATGTAATGAAAGGTGAGCTCGAGCTGGGATCAGGTGCTATGGGGCCTCATTTTTTGGACGAGAAGTGGGGGATTTTTGATCCTTGGGTCGGCATAGGTTTTGGACTGGAAAGGCTTCTTATGATTCGGGAAGGTACACAGAATGTTCAGAGCATGGCCAGAAGCTTAACCTATCTGGATGGGGTTAGGTTAAATATAAAATAA
- a CDS encoding cobalamin B12-binding domain-containing protein yields the protein MAGYEDLSKAVLKGDDDQVKSLTKSLIDSGNDLLEIINQGLIAGMDIVGARFKKGEMFVPEVLMAARAMSEGINLVKPLMAETDIPTIGKVLVGTVKGDLHDIGKNLLAMMMEGAGFTVVNLGVDISPEQFVEAAKEQKADMIAMSALLTTTMVSMRDTIELFKEEGIRDKVRIIIGGAPISQEYADEIGADGFAPDAATACDLAKGLLAK from the coding sequence ATGGCCGGCTATGAAGATTTATCGAAAGCAGTATTAAAGGGTGATGATGATCAGGTAAAATCTCTAACTAAAAGTTTAATTGATAGCGGAAACGATCTTTTGGAAATTATCAATCAGGGTCTGATTGCTGGGATGGACATAGTTGGAGCACGCTTTAAAAAGGGGGAAATGTTCGTTCCCGAAGTACTCATGGCAGCTAGAGCGATGTCAGAAGGTATTAATTTAGTTAAACCCCTTATGGCTGAAACGGATATCCCTACAATAGGTAAAGTGCTGGTTGGCACAGTTAAAGGTGACCTTCATGATATCGGAAAGAACCTGTTAGCTATGATGATGGAGGGTGCCGGCTTTACAGTCGTTAATTTAGGCGTCGATATTTCACCGGAACAGTTTGTAGAAGCCGCAAAGGAACAAAAAGCTGATATGATCGCTATGTCCGCACTGCTGACCACTACTATGGTATCAATGAGAGACACCATAGAACTATTTAAAGAAGAGGGTATAAGGGATAAGGTGCGCATTATTATTGGGGGAGCTCCGATTTCTCAGGAATATGCGGATGAAATTGGTGCCGATGGTTTTGCACCTGATGCCGCTACTGCCTGCGATCTTGCTAAAGGCCTGCTTGCTAAGTAA
- the eutH gene encoding ethanolamine utilization protein EutH, translated as MVIFGKVMIFIIMACCLAGAVASAVKEDSELGQSFINGLETIGTIFLPIAGIMISIPYLTIFIEKVFGSIYSFIGADLAIAATTFIPSDIGGYVLAEVLAQSPETWIMAMVVGIMAAPTILYNIPIGLAMLEKEDHQYLALGMMSGMLAVPFGVLVTCMILFFSHTPVREAISTNADATYVLTFGLVTIFINLLPLIIICVLFALGLKLIPKKMIKGFMIYGKILMSALKLVVAFAIIEYFTGVFSKVLGGWGFDPFIADEEETFRALEITGIIGIMLAGAFPMVYLLKKYLQTPLTKIGTKLGLTFSGSAGLLAASANVLAMFATIKDMPPQDKVKCIAYSVCAGYLLGDYLSFTANFQPTLIVPVFTGQLCGGIMGIFIADKLSVPQAIKLAEEHKEKSNTGNKKEYSPGL; from the coding sequence ATGGTTATATTCGGTAAAGTAATGATTTTTATTATCATGGCCTGTTGTTTAGCGGGAGCTGTTGCGTCAGCTGTCAAAGAGGATTCTGAATTAGGGCAGTCATTTATCAATGGCCTAGAAACCATAGGGACTATTTTTCTGCCTATTGCGGGAATTATGATCTCGATTCCCTATTTAACCATCTTTATTGAGAAGGTTTTTGGTTCGATCTATAGTTTTATCGGTGCGGATCTGGCTATAGCGGCAACGACTTTTATCCCCAGTGATATAGGGGGATATGTTTTGGCCGAGGTTCTCGCCCAATCACCTGAAACTTGGATCATGGCCATGGTGGTAGGCATTATGGCCGCGCCAACAATTTTGTATAATATTCCCATTGGCTTAGCCATGTTAGAAAAAGAGGATCACCAATATTTAGCTTTAGGTATGATGTCCGGAATGCTGGCAGTTCCTTTTGGGGTTCTTGTCACTTGTATGATCCTCTTTTTTTCCCATACTCCGGTTCGGGAAGCTATTTCCACGAATGCAGATGCTACGTATGTATTGACCTTTGGATTAGTTACTATTTTTATTAACCTTCTGCCTTTAATTATCATCTGTGTCTTATTCGCTTTGGGGCTGAAGCTGATACCTAAAAAGATGATTAAAGGCTTTATGATCTATGGAAAGATACTAATGTCAGCCTTAAAACTGGTAGTAGCTTTTGCGATCATAGAATATTTCACCGGAGTATTTTCCAAGGTTTTAGGCGGATGGGGTTTTGATCCATTTATTGCGGATGAGGAAGAAACCTTCAGGGCCTTGGAAATCACGGGTATTATCGGAATTATGCTGGCGGGAGCATTTCCCATGGTCTATCTGCTGAAAAAGTATTTGCAGACGCCTTTAACAAAAATAGGGACAAAATTAGGGCTGACTTTCTCCGGCAGTGCCGGACTCTTAGCTGCCTCTGCCAACGTTTTAGCGATGTTTGCCACAATTAAAGATATGCCTCCCCAGGATAAGGTTAAGTGCATTGCCTACAGCGTTTGTGCAGGTTATCTTTTGGGAGATTATTTGTCCTTCACCGCTAATTTCCAGCCAACCTTAATCGTGCCTGTTTTCACCGGGCAATTATGTGGGGGGATTATGGGCATTTTTATAGCTGATAAGTTATCAGTCCCCCAAGCCATCAAACTTGCCGAAGAACATAAAGAAAAGTCCAATACGGGAAATAAAAAGGAATACAGTCCAGGACTGTAA
- a CDS encoding sigma-54 interaction domain-containing protein, with product MNKTVDIMIEELQKENEELKKENELLKTVIDRIHESVYVVNEKDEIILYNTESEKMEGLDRKDLLGRKEEDVFAQPYYFSEEVTKKILKTGKPLIDQPYWYNLNDGRKTNMIFSAYPFYYKGQITAVYVIFRNMNQIGDFIAITLEMQKKFIKEELSHHDGAMYLLDDIIGINSKMKRITADARRIACRNSPVLIVGETGTGKELFAQGIHNASLYSEGPFIPVNCAAIPDTLLESLLFGTVKGAFTGATDTPGLFEQAEEGTIFLDEINSMSFSLQSKLLRVLQEKSVRRLGSKVQMPLHCRVISATNIDPVEAVKEQIIRSDLYFRLATITLNIPPLRERKEDIEVLARHFIRKCNHEFGLFVNDISEELIRFFEQYDWPGNVRELENFVEGAMNFVHNKEKMLKLHHVPEYFGERLFLLNKDLQNTDNFQGQHTAIHNGTLQDALLETEKNIIKSTLMRNKGNISRSAKVLGISRQNLHYKLKALGITNK from the coding sequence AACTTCAAAAGGAAAATGAAGAATTAAAGAAAGAGAACGAATTGCTCAAAACTGTTATTGATAGGATTCATGAATCTGTCTATGTAGTTAATGAAAAAGATGAAATCATTCTGTATAATACCGAATCAGAAAAAATGGAGGGTCTTGATAGAAAAGATCTTTTAGGGAGAAAGGAAGAGGATGTCTTTGCACAGCCCTACTACTTTTCGGAGGAAGTAACCAAGAAAATTCTAAAAACGGGGAAACCTTTGATTGACCAACCTTATTGGTATAACTTAAATGATGGAAGAAAAACCAATATGATTTTTAGTGCATATCCCTTTTATTACAAGGGGCAAATCACAGCAGTTTACGTTATCTTTCGCAATATGAATCAGATCGGTGACTTTATCGCAATTACTTTAGAGATGCAGAAAAAATTCATCAAAGAAGAACTTAGTCATCACGATGGAGCAATGTATCTGCTCGACGATATAATAGGCATAAACAGCAAGATGAAACGGATTACGGCAGACGCACGCAGGATAGCTTGCCGCAACTCCCCAGTATTAATCGTGGGGGAAACCGGCACGGGCAAAGAACTATTTGCTCAGGGGATTCATAATGCCAGTTTGTATTCGGAAGGTCCCTTTATCCCTGTAAATTGTGCGGCTATTCCAGATACACTTTTAGAAAGCCTGCTCTTCGGAACGGTTAAAGGCGCTTTTACTGGTGCTACAGATACGCCCGGCCTATTTGAACAAGCAGAAGAAGGAACTATTTTCTTAGATGAAATTAATTCCATGTCCTTTTCCCTGCAGTCCAAACTGCTAAGAGTACTCCAGGAAAAATCAGTACGGAGGCTCGGAAGCAAAGTCCAGATGCCACTTCATTGCAGAGTCATAAGTGCTACAAATATAGACCCGGTTGAGGCCGTTAAAGAGCAAATTATTCGATCCGACTTATACTTCCGTTTGGCTACCATTACTCTGAATATTCCTCCCCTGAGGGAAAGAAAAGAAGATATTGAGGTTTTGGCCAGGCATTTTATCAGAAAATGCAATCATGAATTCGGGCTGTTTGTTAATGATATTTCTGAGGAATTGATTCGTTTCTTTGAACAATATGACTGGCCAGGTAATGTTCGGGAATTAGAAAACTTTGTTGAAGGTGCTATGAATTTTGTTCATAACAAAGAGAAGATGTTAAAGCTGCACCATGTACCTGAATATTTTGGCGAAAGACTTTTTCTTCTTAATAAAGATCTTCAAAACACGGATAACTTTCAAGGTCAACATACGGCAATTCATAATGGAACACTTCAGGATGCTTTGTTGGAAACCGAAAAAAATATCATCAAAAGCACCCTTATGCGTAATAAAGGGAATATAAGCAGATCAGCCAAAGTATTGGGTATATCCAGGCAAAACTTACACTATAAACTTAAAGCCCTGGGAATTACGAACAAATAA